A portion of the Leifsonia sp. EB41 genome contains these proteins:
- a CDS encoding YbaK/EbsC family protein — protein sequence MGVFTLGGLTTAPASSRTDLLAPATLATVTELGWLDEVGVVEIDPDVSDTAATQEQFGLSADTLANCVVVGGKREGVERIAACVVLATTRADVNNTVKRLLDVRKASFLPMERAVELTGMEYGGITPIGLPAEWPLLVDSRVTADGVVVIIGSGVRRSKILLPGRLLGELPSAQVIDGLGQEFAPR from the coding sequence ATGGGCGTCTTCACTCTCGGCGGGCTGACCACGGCTCCCGCCTCCTCCCGCACCGACCTGCTGGCCCCGGCCACCCTCGCGACCGTGACGGAGCTCGGCTGGCTCGACGAGGTCGGCGTCGTGGAGATCGACCCGGACGTGTCCGACACCGCCGCGACCCAGGAGCAGTTCGGCCTCAGCGCCGACACGCTCGCCAACTGCGTCGTGGTCGGCGGCAAGCGCGAGGGCGTGGAGCGGATCGCCGCCTGCGTGGTGCTCGCCACCACGCGCGCCGACGTCAACAACACCGTCAAGCGGCTGCTGGACGTCCGCAAGGCGTCCTTCCTCCCGATGGAGCGCGCCGTCGAGCTGACCGGGATGGAGTACGGCGGCATCACGCCGATCGGACTGCCGGCCGAGTGGCCGTTGCTGGTGGACTCCCGCGTCACGGCCGACGGCGTCGTGGTCATCATCGGGTCCGGCGTGCGCCGGTCCAAGATCCTGCTCCCCGGCCGGCTGCTGGGCGAGCTCCCGTCCGCGCAGGTCATCGACGGGCTCGGTCAGGAGTTCGCACCGCGATGA
- a CDS encoding alpha/beta hydrolase, which translates to MPADIAQAAPISAVAQPAPAAVGDAPASSGPAGAGVSGASAAAVFGSIRAVDPAALPGFLGAHASELNRMLTNPPAASDVSQLWKLLDPARQAQLVKFAPHVIGNLEGVPYDIRGKANVLDLDRTIASAKSDLRTQRGKTERVALKRQLTTLGNVETALKKKDGVKRTLVSLDTSADARAAIVVGDLRTARYVSVLVPGMYMAVGEQVESWAAVAQDLYSQETGFLKRFLGSRSNTAAPGVAVVAWIGYQTPVLTNIGGMDLARQGADSLERTLIGLQSLRQADRPYVSVLAHSYGSTAALLALEKGTVTVDALALMGSPGSDAQSVHQLGVRDGNVYVGKATMDPIVNSAFFGSDPGAPSYGAKKMGVDGATDPITHKSLTGSSGHNEYFSAGTECMRNLALIGIDQGDLVLS; encoded by the coding sequence ATGCCTGCCGATATCGCGCAGGCGGCGCCGATCTCCGCGGTCGCCCAGCCCGCTCCGGCGGCCGTCGGCGACGCGCCGGCCAGCTCCGGCCCGGCGGGCGCCGGGGTCTCCGGCGCGAGCGCCGCGGCCGTCTTCGGCTCGATCCGCGCAGTCGACCCCGCCGCGCTGCCTGGGTTCCTCGGCGCGCACGCCTCCGAGCTGAACCGGATGCTGACCAACCCGCCGGCGGCGAGCGACGTCAGCCAGCTCTGGAAGCTCCTCGATCCCGCTCGCCAGGCCCAGCTCGTGAAGTTCGCGCCGCACGTGATCGGCAACCTCGAGGGCGTCCCCTACGACATCCGCGGCAAGGCGAACGTGCTCGACCTCGACCGCACCATCGCCTCCGCGAAGTCCGACCTGCGCACCCAGCGCGGCAAGACCGAGCGGGTCGCCCTCAAGCGCCAGCTCACGACGCTCGGCAACGTCGAGACCGCGCTGAAGAAGAAGGACGGCGTCAAGCGGACCCTGGTCTCGCTCGACACGTCGGCGGACGCCAGGGCCGCGATCGTCGTCGGCGACCTCCGCACGGCGCGCTACGTGAGCGTGCTCGTGCCCGGCATGTACATGGCGGTGGGGGAGCAGGTGGAGAGCTGGGCCGCCGTCGCCCAGGACCTCTACTCGCAGGAGACCGGCTTCCTCAAGCGCTTCCTCGGCTCCCGGTCGAACACCGCGGCCCCGGGCGTCGCGGTCGTGGCCTGGATCGGCTACCAGACCCCTGTGCTGACCAACATCGGCGGCATGGACCTCGCCCGGCAGGGCGCCGACAGCCTGGAGCGCACGCTGATCGGCCTCCAGTCGCTGCGCCAGGCGGACCGGCCGTACGTGAGCGTGCTCGCCCACTCGTACGGGTCGACCGCCGCGCTGCTCGCGCTGGAGAAGGGCACCGTCACCGTGGACGCGCTGGCCCTGATGGGGTCGCCGGGGTCCGACGCCCAGTCGGTGCACCAGCTCGGCGTCCGCGACGGCAACGTGTACGTCGGCAAGGCCACGATGGACCCGATCGTCAACAGCGCCTTCTTCGGCAGCGACCCGGGGGCGCCATCCTACGGCGCGAAGAAGATGGGGGTCGACGGCGCGACCGACCCGATCACCCACAAGAGCCTCACCGGATCGAGCGGCCACAACGAGTACTTCAGTGCTGGGACCGAGTGCATGCGCAACCTCGCGCTGATCGGCATCGACCAGGGCGACCTCGTCCTCAGCTAG
- the gatC gene encoding Asp-tRNA(Asn)/Glu-tRNA(Gln) amidotransferase subunit GatC, with amino-acid sequence MSEISAEQVAHLASLARIDLSPEEIESLTSELGQIVEAVAKVQEVAGPDVSATSHPLPLTNVFRSDEVRPSLTVEQALSGAPAREGDRFKVATILDEE; translated from the coding sequence ATGTCCGAAATCAGCGCAGAACAGGTCGCGCACCTGGCGAGCCTCGCCAGGATCGACCTCAGCCCGGAAGAGATCGAGAGCCTCACCAGCGAGCTCGGCCAGATCGTCGAGGCGGTCGCCAAGGTGCAGGAGGTCGCCGGGCCCGACGTCTCCGCGACCAGCCACCCGCTGCCGCTCACCAACGTGTTCCGGTCCGACGAGGTGCGCCCGTCGCTGACCGTCGAGCAGGCGCTCTCCGGCGCCCCGGCGCGCGAGGGCGACCGGTTCAAGGTCGCCACCATCCTGGACGAGGAGTAA
- a CDS encoding oxygenase MpaB family protein, with the protein MTGAGVDRLLGPVRSHLIETLSGRSDRVPSWVLRLEDGEDEGFFPAGGAAWTVHGGMPTLVAGVRALLLQALHPGALAGVREHSRYREDPLGRLAGTIQWIHTVTFGSRGQAVAGSELVKTLHERVHGSYVDGHGVTRPYSANDPDLAELVHLAFTDAFLTAHERWGSPIPGGADGYVNEWATAAELMGVDDPPRTAADLRARIDAVTDAGELRGGPDVEEIVRFIRRAPLRWTLRPSYRVLFRAAVSTLEPRHRALLGLPVADRLPIHSATAVVLGGAQVLLGPRTQAELAARRRLARLDATTGV; encoded by the coding sequence ATGACCGGAGCCGGCGTCGACCGCCTCCTCGGCCCGGTGCGCTCGCACCTGATCGAGACGCTGTCCGGGCGCTCCGACCGCGTCCCGAGCTGGGTGCTGCGCCTGGAGGACGGCGAGGACGAGGGCTTCTTCCCCGCGGGCGGCGCCGCCTGGACGGTGCACGGCGGGATGCCGACGCTCGTCGCCGGAGTCCGCGCCCTGCTGCTGCAGGCGCTGCATCCCGGCGCCCTCGCGGGCGTGCGCGAGCACTCCCGCTACCGCGAGGACCCGCTGGGCCGACTGGCCGGCACGATCCAGTGGATCCACACCGTCACCTTCGGCAGCCGCGGCCAGGCCGTCGCCGGCTCGGAGTTGGTGAAGACCCTGCACGAGCGCGTCCACGGCAGCTACGTCGACGGGCACGGCGTCACCCGCCCGTACAGCGCGAACGACCCCGACCTGGCCGAGTTGGTGCACCTGGCCTTCACCGACGCCTTCCTCACCGCGCACGAGCGCTGGGGGTCGCCGATCCCGGGAGGAGCGGACGGGTACGTGAACGAGTGGGCGACCGCGGCTGAGCTGATGGGCGTCGACGATCCCCCGCGCACCGCCGCCGACCTGCGCGCCCGCATCGACGCGGTGACCGACGCGGGGGAGCTGCGCGGCGGGCCGGACGTGGAGGAGATCGTGCGCTTCATCCGGCGTGCCCCGCTGCGCTGGACGCTGCGGCCGTCGTACAGGGTGCTGTTCCGCGCGGCGGTCTCCACGCTGGAGCCGCGGCACCGCGCGCTGCTCGGGCTGCCCGTCGCCGACCGGCTGCCGATCCACAGCGCGACGGCCGTCGTGCTGGGGGGAGCGCAGGTGCTGCTCGGACCGCGGACGCAGGCGGAGCTGGCTGCCAGGAGGCGGCTGGCGCGGCTGGACGCGACGACGGGAGTCTGA
- the gatB gene encoding Asp-tRNA(Asn)/Glu-tRNA(Gln) amidotransferase subunit GatB: protein MAKAQLMDYEKALELFEPVLGFEVHVELNTATKMFCGCANEFGSGANTNTCPTCLGLPGGLPQVNEKAIESSIRLGLALGCDIAESSRFARKNYFYPDLAKDFQTSQYDEPIAHDGEVTIELEGGRELTIQIERAHMEEDAGKLTHVGGATGRIQGADYSLVDFNRGGVPLVEIVTKMIEGAEGDAPEVGRTYVRAIRDLVKALGVSNARMEEGNVRCDANVSLRRRGSSELGTRTETKNVNSLRSIERAVRYEIQRQAAILDAGGTITQETRHWHEDTGTTSAGRPKSDADDYRYFPEPDLVPVAPSREWVEELRGTLPEAPAARRKRLSAEWGFTALEFQDVDNAELLDELEATIAAGATPAAARKWWTGEIARLANAQGVPAGTLVSPQHVAELAALVEEGTLTDRLARQVLEGVVAGEGAPQEVVDARGLAVVSDDGALIAAIDEALAAQPDVLEKIRDGKVQAAGAVIGAVMKAMKGQADAARVRELVLERASQ, encoded by the coding sequence ATGGCCAAGGCCCAGTTGATGGACTACGAGAAGGCCCTCGAACTGTTCGAGCCGGTGCTCGGCTTCGAGGTGCACGTCGAGCTGAACACCGCGACCAAGATGTTCTGCGGCTGCGCGAACGAGTTCGGCTCCGGCGCGAACACGAACACCTGCCCGACCTGCCTGGGCCTGCCCGGCGGTCTCCCGCAGGTCAACGAGAAGGCGATCGAGTCGAGCATCCGCCTCGGGCTGGCGCTCGGCTGCGACATCGCCGAGTCGAGCCGGTTCGCGCGGAAGAACTACTTCTACCCCGACCTGGCGAAGGACTTCCAGACCTCCCAGTACGACGAGCCGATCGCGCACGACGGCGAGGTCACGATCGAGCTGGAGGGCGGCCGCGAGCTGACCATCCAGATCGAGCGCGCGCACATGGAGGAGGACGCCGGCAAGCTCACGCACGTCGGCGGCGCCACCGGCCGCATCCAGGGCGCGGACTACTCGCTGGTCGACTTCAACCGCGGCGGCGTCCCGCTGGTCGAGATCGTCACCAAGATGATCGAGGGCGCGGAGGGCGACGCGCCGGAGGTCGGCCGCACCTACGTGCGCGCCATCCGCGACCTGGTGAAGGCGCTCGGCGTCTCGAACGCGCGCATGGAGGAGGGCAACGTCCGCTGCGACGCGAACGTCTCGCTCCGCCGCCGCGGCTCGTCCGAGCTCGGCACCCGCACCGAGACCAAGAACGTGAACTCGCTGCGCTCGATCGAGCGCGCGGTCCGCTACGAGATCCAGCGCCAGGCGGCGATCCTCGACGCCGGCGGCACGATCACCCAGGAGACCCGGCACTGGCACGAGGACACCGGCACCACCTCCGCCGGCCGTCCCAAGTCGGACGCCGACGACTACCGGTACTTCCCCGAGCCCGACCTGGTGCCCGTCGCGCCGAGCCGCGAGTGGGTCGAGGAACTGCGCGGCACCCTCCCGGAGGCGCCGGCCGCGCGCCGCAAGCGCCTTTCCGCCGAGTGGGGCTTCACCGCCCTGGAGTTCCAGGACGTGGACAACGCCGAGCTGCTGGACGAACTGGAGGCGACCATCGCCGCCGGCGCCACCCCGGCAGCCGCACGCAAGTGGTGGACCGGCGAGATCGCCCGCCTCGCGAACGCGCAGGGCGTCCCGGCCGGCACGCTGGTCAGCCCGCAGCACGTCGCCGAGCTCGCCGCCCTGGTCGAGGAGGGCACACTCACCGACCGCCTGGCCCGCCAGGTGCTGGAGGGCGTCGTCGCCGGCGAGGGCGCTCCGCAGGAGGTCGTGGACGCCCGCGGGCTCGCGGTCGTCTCCGACGACGGCGCGCTGATCGCGGCCATCGACGAGGCGCTCGCGGCCCAGCCGGACGTGCTGGAGAAGATCCGCGACGGCAAGGTCCAGGCCGCCGGCGCGGTCATCGGCGCCGTCATGAAGGCGATGAAGGGCCAGGCGGACGCCGCACGCGTGCGCGAGCTGGTGCTGGAGCGCGCCTCGCAGTGA
- the mnmA gene encoding tRNA 2-thiouridine(34) synthase MnmA, with protein sequence MRVLAAMSGGVDSAVAAARAVEAGHDVVGVHLALSRMPGTLRTGSRGCCTIEDSMDAQRAANIIGIPYYVWDFSERFKLDVVDDFIAEYSAGRTPNPCMRCNERIKFSALLEKALDLGFDAVCTGHYASIMTDADGNRELHRASAWAKDQSYVLGVLTADQLAHAMFPLGATPSKAEVRAEAAARGLSVANKPDSHDICFIPDGDTRGWLAEHVGAAEGDILDREGNRLGSHEGAHAYTVGQRKGLNIGYPSPDGRPRFVLEVRPKDNTVVVGPKEALDIAEIAGSRFTWAGQAPVAPETAFACDVQIRAHADPVPAVAQVRDGELVVRPDEPLNGVAPGQTAVVYVGTRVLGQTTIDRTVSAVPA encoded by the coding sequence GTGCGAGTTCTGGCAGCGATGAGCGGTGGAGTCGATTCCGCCGTGGCCGCTGCACGCGCCGTGGAGGCCGGGCACGACGTGGTCGGGGTGCACCTCGCGCTCAGCCGGATGCCCGGCACGCTCCGCACGGGCAGCCGTGGCTGCTGCACCATCGAGGACTCGATGGACGCCCAGCGCGCCGCGAACATCATCGGGATCCCGTACTACGTCTGGGACTTCTCCGAGCGGTTCAAGCTCGACGTCGTGGACGACTTCATCGCCGAGTACTCGGCCGGCCGCACTCCCAACCCGTGCATGCGCTGCAACGAGCGGATCAAGTTCTCCGCGCTGCTGGAGAAGGCGCTCGACCTCGGCTTCGACGCCGTGTGCACCGGCCACTACGCGAGCATCATGACCGACGCCGACGGCAACCGCGAGCTGCACCGCGCGAGCGCGTGGGCCAAGGACCAGTCGTACGTGCTGGGCGTGCTCACCGCCGACCAGCTCGCGCACGCGATGTTCCCGCTCGGCGCGACGCCCTCCAAGGCGGAGGTGCGCGCGGAGGCTGCGGCCCGCGGCCTGAGCGTCGCCAACAAGCCGGACTCGCACGACATCTGCTTCATCCCCGACGGCGACACGCGCGGCTGGCTGGCCGAGCACGTAGGAGCCGCGGAGGGCGACATCCTCGACCGCGAGGGCAACCGGCTCGGCTCGCACGAGGGTGCGCACGCCTACACGGTCGGCCAGCGCAAGGGCCTCAACATCGGCTACCCGTCCCCGGACGGCCGCCCGCGCTTCGTGCTGGAGGTCCGGCCCAAGGACAACACAGTGGTGGTCGGCCCGAAGGAGGCGCTCGACATCGCCGAGATCGCGGGCTCGCGGTTCACGTGGGCCGGGCAGGCTCCCGTCGCGCCGGAGACGGCCTTCGCGTGCGACGTCCAGATCCGCGCCCACGCCGACCCCGTTCCCGCGGTGGCCCAGGTGCGCGACGGCGAGCTCGTCGTCCGCCCCGACGAGCCCCTCAACGGCGTCGCCCCCGGCCAGACCGCCGTCGTCTACGTCGGCACCCGCGTCCTCGGCCAGACCACGATCGACCGCACCGTCTCCGCCGTCCCGGCCTGA
- the ligA gene encoding NAD-dependent DNA ligase LigA: MSSVGCGAVGGGEYACGVTDEQDAHARAEAQDLTTRILELRDAYYERDTVLVSDEEYDRMLRRLEELERLHPELQSQDSPTQTVGGRAQTTLFAPVEHAERMLSLDNVFSLEEFEGWAAKVERDAGRRVDYLCELKIDGLAINLRYENGVLVSAATRGDGVVGEDVTENIRLIPAIPQRLAGDGPFPPLVEVRGEVFFPVAQFDELNAHQQEAGERVFANARNAASGSLRQKAEGKNAAQLALMRDRLRRLHMLVHGIGAWRNPPVDAQSQVYELLGAWGLPTSSHYRVLGTVAEVDEFIRYFGEHRGSVEHEIDGIVIKVDELALHDELGATSRAPRWAIAYKYPPEQVNTKLLDIVVSVGRTGRATPFAVMEKVRVAGSEVRQATLHNQDVVKAKGVLIGDTVVLRKAGDVIPEVLGPVVELRDGTERAFVMPENCPECGTRLAPAKEGDIDLRCPNSEFCPAQVRGRVEHIGSRGGLDIEALGEVAAAALTQPRFPETAPLPTEAGLFGLTVRELFPIEVVVRDSETGLPKLTDSGAEKVDTPFRRRRQKKDGPFHPDSAEFDGDELYVPSKNALELVANLAAARTKPLWRILVSLNIRHVGPVAARALADHFGSLDAIRGASREELAAVDGVGGIIADAVLAWFEVDWHREIIERWAADGVQFATPGHAGPGAQSDAGGVLAGLTVVATGSLEGFTREGAQEAIISAGGKAASSVSKKTDFVAAGPGAGSKLAKAEELGVRVIDAAQFAILVEKGPSGLEN; this comes from the coding sequence ATGTCCTCCGTTGGCTGCGGCGCCGTCGGTGGGGGTGAATATGCTTGCGGGGTGACTGACGAGCAGGACGCGCACGCGCGCGCGGAGGCCCAGGACCTGACCACCCGCATCCTCGAGCTGCGCGACGCGTACTACGAGCGCGACACCGTGCTCGTCAGCGACGAGGAGTACGACCGCATGCTGCGGCGCCTCGAGGAGCTGGAGCGCCTGCACCCCGAGCTGCAGAGCCAGGACAGCCCCACCCAGACCGTCGGCGGCCGCGCGCAGACGACGCTGTTCGCGCCCGTCGAGCACGCCGAGCGGATGCTGAGCCTCGACAACGTGTTCTCGCTGGAGGAGTTCGAGGGCTGGGCCGCCAAAGTGGAGCGCGACGCCGGCCGCCGGGTCGACTACCTGTGCGAGCTCAAGATCGACGGCCTCGCGATCAACCTCCGCTACGAGAACGGCGTGCTCGTCAGCGCGGCCACCCGCGGCGACGGCGTCGTGGGAGAGGACGTCACCGAGAACATCCGCCTGATCCCGGCCATCCCGCAGCGACTGGCCGGCGACGGCCCCTTCCCGCCGCTGGTGGAGGTGCGCGGCGAAGTGTTCTTCCCCGTCGCTCAGTTCGACGAGCTGAACGCCCACCAGCAGGAGGCCGGCGAGCGCGTCTTCGCGAACGCCCGGAACGCCGCCAGCGGCTCGCTCCGGCAGAAGGCGGAGGGCAAGAACGCCGCCCAGCTCGCCCTCATGCGCGACCGGCTGCGCCGCCTGCACATGCTCGTGCACGGCATCGGCGCGTGGCGGAACCCGCCGGTGGACGCGCAGTCGCAGGTCTACGAGCTGCTCGGCGCGTGGGGTCTGCCGACCTCCAGCCACTACCGCGTCCTCGGCACGGTCGCCGAGGTGGACGAGTTCATCCGCTACTTCGGCGAGCACCGCGGCAGCGTCGAGCACGAGATCGACGGCATCGTCATCAAGGTGGACGAGCTGGCCCTGCACGACGAGCTGGGGGCGACCTCCCGGGCGCCGCGCTGGGCGATCGCCTACAAGTACCCGCCGGAGCAGGTCAACACCAAGCTGCTCGACATCGTCGTCAGCGTCGGCCGCACCGGCCGGGCGACGCCGTTCGCGGTGATGGAGAAGGTGCGCGTCGCCGGGTCCGAGGTGCGGCAGGCGACCCTGCACAACCAGGATGTGGTGAAGGCGAAGGGCGTGCTCATCGGCGACACGGTCGTCCTGCGCAAGGCCGGCGACGTCATCCCCGAGGTCCTCGGCCCGGTGGTCGAGCTGCGCGACGGCACCGAGCGCGCGTTCGTCATGCCGGAGAACTGCCCGGAGTGCGGCACGAGGCTCGCGCCGGCCAAGGAGGGTGACATCGACCTCCGCTGCCCCAACTCCGAGTTCTGCCCGGCGCAGGTGCGCGGCCGGGTGGAGCACATCGGCTCGCGCGGCGGGCTCGACATCGAGGCGCTGGGGGAGGTCGCGGCCGCCGCCCTCACGCAGCCGCGCTTCCCGGAGACGGCGCCGCTGCCGACCGAGGCCGGGCTGTTCGGACTGACCGTGCGGGAGCTGTTCCCGATCGAGGTCGTCGTCCGCGACTCCGAGACGGGGCTGCCGAAACTGACCGACTCCGGGGCTGAGAAGGTGGACACACCGTTCCGCCGTCGTCGCCAGAAGAAGGACGGACCGTTCCACCCCGATTCCGCGGAGTTCGACGGCGACGAGTTGTACGTTCCCTCCAAGAACGCACTGGAGCTGGTCGCCAATCTCGCCGCCGCCCGCACCAAGCCGCTCTGGCGCATCCTCGTGTCGCTCAACATCCGGCACGTCGGCCCGGTCGCCGCCCGCGCGCTGGCCGACCACTTCGGGTCGCTCGACGCCATCCGGGGCGCCTCCCGGGAGGAGCTCGCCGCGGTCGACGGCGTCGGCGGCATCATCGCCGACGCGGTGCTCGCCTGGTTCGAGGTCGACTGGCACCGCGAGATCATCGAGCGCTGGGCCGCCGACGGCGTGCAATTCGCCACGCCGGGTCACGCCGGGCCCGGCGCGCAGTCCGACGCGGGCGGCGTCCTGGCGGGACTGACCGTCGTCGCCACGGGCTCGCTGGAGGGTTTCACCCGCGAGGGGGCGCAGGAGGCGATCATCTCCGCCGGAGGGAAAGCGGCCTCCAGCGTGTCCAAGAAGACCGATTTCGTCGCTGCGGGACCGGGCGCGGGGTCTAAGCTCGCCAAGGCGGAAGAACTGGGGGTGCGCGTCATCGACGCCGCCCAGTTCGCGATCCTTGTCGAGAAGGGCCCCTCCGGGCTCGAAAACTAG
- the gatA gene encoding Asp-tRNA(Asn)/Glu-tRNA(Gln) amidotransferase subunit GatA translates to MTDLTRLPAATLADLLATREVSSVEATRAHLDRIESVDADVHAFLHVAGENAVRTAAEIDGRRAAGDPLGPLAGVPVAIKDVLATHDMPSTSGSRILEGWIPPYDATVVRKLREADLVPLGKTNMDEFAMGSSTEHSAYGPTRNPWDLERIPGGSGGGSAAAVAAFEAPFALGSDTGGSIRQPAAVTGSVGVKPTYGGVSRYGAIALASSLDQVGPVSRSVLDAGLLHDVIAGHDKFDSTSLTDTWPSMADAARAGLRDGALKGARVGVVRELNGEGFQAGVKQRFVEALAILEGAGAEIVEVEAPSFEYAVAAYYLILPAEASSNLARFDSVRFGLRVNPEDGPVTVERVMAATRDAGFGTEVKRRIILGTYALSAGYYDAYYGSAQKVRTLIQRDFSAAFEKVDVLVSPSAPTTAFKFGEKLADPMAMYLNDITTIPANLAGVPGMGLPIGLAPEDGLPVGMQLMTPARADARLYTIGAALEQLLEEQWGGSLLSQAPDLSATEMFASEEGAV, encoded by the coding sequence ATGACGGATCTGACCAGGCTCCCCGCCGCGACCCTCGCCGACCTGCTCGCCACGCGCGAGGTCTCCTCGGTGGAGGCCACCCGCGCCCACCTCGACCGCATCGAGTCGGTCGACGCCGACGTGCACGCGTTCCTGCACGTCGCTGGCGAGAACGCCGTCCGCACCGCGGCCGAGATCGACGGCCGCCGGGCCGCGGGCGACCCGCTCGGCCCGCTCGCCGGCGTCCCCGTCGCGATCAAGGACGTGCTCGCCACCCACGACATGCCGTCGACCTCCGGCTCGCGCATCCTCGAGGGCTGGATCCCGCCGTACGACGCCACGGTCGTCCGCAAACTGCGCGAGGCCGACCTGGTGCCGCTCGGCAAGACCAACATGGACGAGTTCGCGATGGGCTCCTCCACCGAGCACTCCGCGTACGGCCCCACCCGCAACCCGTGGGACCTGGAGCGCATCCCCGGCGGCTCCGGCGGTGGCTCTGCCGCGGCCGTCGCCGCCTTCGAGGCGCCGTTCGCGCTCGGCTCCGACACCGGTGGCTCGATCCGTCAGCCCGCCGCTGTCACCGGCTCGGTGGGCGTCAAGCCGACCTACGGCGGCGTCAGCCGCTACGGCGCGATCGCGCTGGCGAGCTCGCTCGACCAGGTCGGCCCGGTCTCCCGCAGTGTGCTGGACGCCGGTCTGTTGCACGACGTGATCGCGGGCCACGACAAGTTCGACTCCACCTCCCTGACCGACACCTGGCCGTCGATGGCCGACGCCGCCCGGGCGGGTCTGCGCGACGGCGCCCTGAAGGGCGCGCGGGTCGGCGTCGTGCGCGAACTCAACGGCGAGGGCTTCCAGGCGGGCGTCAAGCAGCGCTTCGTGGAGGCGCTGGCGATCCTGGAGGGCGCGGGCGCCGAGATCGTGGAGGTCGAGGCCCCGAGCTTCGAGTACGCGGTCGCGGCCTACTACCTGATCCTCCCGGCCGAGGCGTCCAGCAACCTGGCCCGCTTCGACTCGGTGCGCTTCGGCCTGCGGGTGAACCCGGAGGACGGCCCCGTCACCGTCGAGCGCGTGATGGCGGCGACCCGCGACGCCGGCTTCGGCACCGAGGTCAAGCGCCGCATCATCCTCGGCACCTACGCGTTGAGCGCCGGCTACTACGACGCCTACTACGGCTCGGCCCAGAAGGTCCGCACGCTCATCCAGCGCGACTTCTCCGCCGCGTTCGAGAAGGTGGACGTGCTGGTCAGCCCGAGCGCTCCGACCACGGCGTTCAAGTTCGGCGAGAAGCTGGCCGACCCGATGGCGATGTACCTCAACGACATCACCACCATCCCGGCGAACCTCGCGGGCGTGCCCGGCATGGGCCTCCCGATCGGCCTCGCGCCGGAGGACGGCCTCCCGGTCGGCATGCAGCTCATGACGCCTGCACGTGCCGACGCCCGGCTCTACACCATCGGCGCCGCCCTGGAGCAGCTCCTGGAGGAGCAGTGGGGCGGCAGTCTGCTGAGCCAGGCGCCCGATCTGAGCGCCACCGAGATGTTCGCGAGCGAAGAGGGAGCGGTCTGA